One part of the Pecten maximus chromosome 1, xPecMax1.1, whole genome shotgun sequence genome encodes these proteins:
- the LOC117330707 gene encoding neuronal acetylcholine receptor subunit alpha-6-like, whose translation MDIFPLLITVLSSIVVEATTIEKSKLLLQDLFQNYSKDIRPVEDQSKPITVNIDLDIVSINDFDDVAGTISMVVILYISWNDESLVWNSTSFGNTTSLTFPQSKLWIPEMFLCNPADSLQPISNKHFKVSLSSNGDVTWTPGALLTATCTPNVYRYPFDQQTCQLQLSPWGYSSQQVKLKIPSSTILFNYFHMNSEWDVKASLTYLWSGSFDIAEFFITIERRHMNFLVSVVIPVIMLAFVNLFVFLLPFNSGERASYSITVLLAFTVYMTVVSDRMPASSQPMSYISYYLLSLVGISVVIVTVNIFQIRTYSKHDEDEPVPEWVRTLYLYTQNIFRRKKVNTSERLHRPDGSDSKTNNGLDNNHILDVDSSKRNHDLFYTSILPMSQGQEKPTTDNVPMIPDHQPEVVTWHMAAKIVDTLLFFLFFSFTIATTVSYFICANVN comes from the coding sequence ATGGATATATTCCCCTTGCTTATCACAGTTCTAAGTAGCATAGTTGTCGAAGCGACTACAATAGAGAAGAGTAAATTATTATTACAAgatttgtttcaaaattattcCAAAGACATCCGACCAGTAGAAGACCAGTCAAAACCCATAACTGTAAACATCGACCTCGATATTGTCTCCATCAATGACTTTGATGATGTTGCAGGAACGATATCGATGGttgtcatcttgtatatttCCTGGAATGATGAAAGTTTGGTGTGGAATTCCACCTCGTTCGGGAatacaacatcactgacgtTTCCACAGAGCAAATTATGGATACCAGAAATGTTTTTATGTAACCCAGCAGATTCTCTTCAACCAATTagcaataaacatttcaaagtCTCATTATCTTcaaatggtgatgttacatggACACCAGGTGCTTTGTTGACGGCCACTTGTACACcaaatgtatacagatatcCATTCGATCAACAAACATGTCAACTACAACTAAGCCCGTGGGGATACTCGAGTCAACAGGTGAAGCTCAAGATACCTTCTTCTACTATTCTGTTCaattattttcatatgaatAGTGAATGGGATGTGAAAGCGTCACTAACATATCTTTGGTCGGGATCATTTGATATTGCGGAGTTCTTTATAACCATCGAAAGACGTCATATGAATTTTCTGGTGAGTGTTGTGATACCTGTCATTATGCTGGCTTTTGTGAACCTGTTCGTTTTTCTCCTGCCATTTAACTCCGGAGAAAGGGCTTCGTATAGTATCACAGTGTTACTAGCCTTTACTGTGTATATGACTGTGGTGAGTGACAGGATGCCTGCTTCATCACAACCAATGTCTTATATTTCCTATTATCTACTTTCATTGGTTGGCATCAGCGTCGTCATAGTAACGgtgaatatatttcaaataagaacatacagtaaacacgatGAGGATGAACCAGTTCCTGAATGGGTACGGACATTGTACTTGTACACTCAAAACATATTCAGGCGCAAAAAAGTAAACACTAGCGAACGACTACACAGACCTGATGGAAGCGacagtaaaacaaacaatggatTAGATAACAACCATATACTTGATGTGGATTCTTCAAAACGGAATCATGACCTATTTTACACTAGTATACTACCTATGTCACAAGGTCAAGAGAAACCTACCACTGACAACGTACCCATGATTCCTGATCATCAACCGGAAGTAGTTACCTGGCACATGGCGGCGAAGATCGTTGATACGTTGTtgttctttcttttcttttctttcaccATCGCTACCACCGTTTCATATTTCATCTGCGCCAATGTAAATTGA
- the LOC117330718 gene encoding acetylcholine receptor subunit alpha-like, whose amino-acid sequence MKNSKLLLQDLFQNYSKDIRPVEDQSKPVTVNIDLDIVSINDFDEVAGSISVVAILYISWNDESLVWNSTSYGKTKSLTLPQSIVWVPEMFLCNPADAFRPITGENFNVLLMANGDVTWTPGTLLTATCTPDVYRYPFDQQTCTLQLSPWGYSNQQVKLKIPSSTILFTYFHMNSEWDVKASRTFLWSRSFDVGQYHIVIKRRHMNFLVSVVIPVIMLAFVNLFVFILPFNSGERASYSITVLLAFTVYMTVVSDRMPASSQPMSYISFYLLSLVGISVVIVTVNIFQIRTYSRHDEDEPVPEWIKKVYFYTQNVFRRKKVNNNEQLQRFAGTDSSNYVDNVGTQVKALDSSKGANELFYTGNLHESQVKEEPTSITYSIPMIPPREPRNSHVAHGGEDR is encoded by the coding sequence ATGAAGAACAGTAAATTATTATTACAAgatttgtttcaaaattattcCAAAGACATCCGACCAGTAGAAGACCAGTCAAAACCCGTAACTGTAAACATCGACCTCGATATTGTCTCCATCAACGACTTTGACGAAGTAGCAGGATCGATATCGGTGGTTGCCATCTTGTATATTTCCTGGAATGATGAAAGTTTGGTTTGGAATTCCACCTCGTACGGGAAAACGAAGTCATTAACGTTGCCACAGAGCATAGTATGGGTCCCAGAAATGTTTTTGTGCAATCCAGCGGATGCTTTTCGGCCAATTACTGGCGAAAATTTCAATGTACTGTTAATGGcaaatggtgatgttacatggACACCCGGTACTTTGTTGACGGCGACATGTACACCAGATGTATACAGATATCCATTCGATCAACAAACATGTACACTACAACTAAGCCCGTGGGGATACTCCAACCAGCAGGTGAAGCTCAAGATACCTTCTTCTACTATTCTGTTCACTTATTTTCATATGAATAGTGAATGGGATGTGAAAGCGTCACGAACATTTCTTTGGTCGAGATCATTTGACGTAGGGCAATATCATATTGTTATCAAGAGACGTCATATGAATTTTCTGGTGAGTGTTGTCATACCTGTCATCATGTTGGCTTTTGTGAACCTGTTCGTTTTTATCCTGCCATTTAACTCGGGAGAAAGGGCTTCGTATAGTATCACAGTGTTACTGGCCTTTACTGTGTATATGACGGTGGTGAGTGACAGGATGCCTGCTTCATCACAACCAATGTCTTACATTTCCTTTTATCTACTTTCATTGGTTGGCATTAGCGTCGTTATAGTAACGgtgaatatatttcaaataagaACATACAGTAGACACGATGAGGATGAACCAGTTCCTGAATGGATAAAGAAAGTGTACTTCTACACTCAAAACGTGTTTAGACGCAAAAAAGTAAACAATAATGAACAACTACAAAGATTTGCTGGAACCGACAGTAGCAACTACGTAGACAACGTGGGAACGCAAGTAAAGGCTCTGGATTCTTCAAAAGGAGCAAATGAGTTATTTTACACTGGTAACTTACATGAGTCGCAAGTGAAAGAGGAACCTACTTCTATCACTTACAGCATACCAATGATCCCTCCCAGAGAACCTAGAAATAGTCACGTGGCACATGGCGGCGAAGATCGTTGA